A window from Schistosoma haematobium chromosome 1, whole genome shotgun sequence encodes these proteins:
- the LAMC1_17 gene encoding Laminin subunit gamma-1 (EggNog:ENOG410V61M~COG:W): MIDEHGGSDADVKARIGRARAAYLQLRNILDSKQLSTIQQRSQNFQYKCQDSSTVWGWQPGELRKPSSRRYKCLLTVVHAKYFGSVGQTLPTTTYYEREKPDLRGRRNQEAVLEADRTHIEESTGLHQKASRHL, from the coding sequence atgattgatgaacacggtggatctgatgcagatgtgaaggcgcggatcggcagagcaagagcagcatatctacaacttaGAAACATCTTGGATTCAAAGCAACTGTCCACAATCCAACAAcgaagtcagaattttcaatacaaatgtcaagacagttctactgtatgggggtggcaacctggagaactacgaaagccatcatccagaagatacaagtgtttattaacagttgtccacgcaaaatacttcggatccgttggccaaacactaccaacaacaacctactatgagagagaaaAACCAGATCTCAGAGGAAGAAGAAATCAAGAAGCAGTGCTGGAAGCcgacaggacacacattgaggaaagcaccggaCTGCATCAGAAGGCAAGCCGTCACTTATAA